A DNA window from bacterium contains the following coding sequences:
- the gltX gene encoding glutamate--tRNA ligase codes for MSDVRVRFAPSPTGYLHVGGARTALFNWLWARRTGGKFLLRIEDTDQQRSTPEAVEAILVGMKWLGMEPNEPIVYQMARHQEHKELCLELIERGAAYADFSDPAVEAAKRETLQAEKKQYKFDGSAYRNVPLAEQKVRMAAEPGQYAIRLRIPDSGATSWKDVVHGEIVVNHSELDDFIILRRDGSPIYNLAVVSDDHFQRVTLILRGDDHISNTPKQILIYQAMGWDVPQFGHLPMILGPDKVKLSKRHGATAVGDYGDMGLLPEAMINFLALLGWSPGDDTEVMSQEELIKRFALERIMPKAAVFDLQKLFWLNGQHIGKSEPAFLFEKCGGVNAFHRELDDTVTTAIYLWKTRVRKLDELVTAAKVVWEDPVEFEAEGVKKQFSDAKVYERMTNLSDAFSELTEFTHESTEGVLRQLVEAETAATGEKVAAGKYIHPCRLLLTGRTVGPGLFELVVAIGRDACIRRLRKRITN; via the coding sequence ATGAGTGATGTTCGCGTTCGTTTTGCCCCTTCACCGACGGGGTATCTCCATGTCGGTGGCGCTCGTACCGCGCTGTTCAATTGGCTATGGGCTCGCCGTACCGGGGGAAAATTTCTCCTGCGGATCGAAGATACCGACCAGCAGCGTTCAACTCCCGAAGCAGTTGAGGCAATCCTTGTCGGAATGAAGTGGCTCGGGATGGAACCCAATGAACCGATTGTTTATCAAATGGCTCGGCATCAGGAACACAAAGAGTTGTGCCTCGAGTTGATCGAGCGGGGTGCCGCTTATGCTGATTTCTCCGACCCGGCGGTCGAAGCGGCAAAGCGGGAAACCTTACAAGCCGAGAAGAAGCAGTACAAGTTCGACGGTAGTGCATATCGAAACGTCCCCCTCGCCGAGCAAAAAGTGCGGATGGCAGCCGAACCGGGGCAATATGCGATTCGTCTCCGCATTCCGGATAGCGGAGCAACCAGTTGGAAAGATGTTGTCCATGGTGAGATTGTCGTCAACCATAGCGAGCTCGACGATTTCATTATTCTCCGCCGTGATGGTTCACCAATTTACAATTTAGCGGTGGTCTCCGACGACCATTTCCAACGGGTTACGCTGATTCTGCGCGGTGACGATCATATCTCGAATACTCCAAAACAGATTCTCATTTATCAAGCGATGGGATGGGATGTCCCCCAATTCGGACACCTCCCGATGATTTTGGGTCCCGATAAGGTAAAATTATCGAAACGGCACGGTGCAACGGCGGTTGGTGATTACGGCGACATGGGGCTCTTGCCGGAAGCGATGATAAATTTCCTCGCACTGTTGGGTTGGTCGCCGGGTGATGATACCGAGGTGATGTCGCAAGAGGAATTGATTAAACGATTCGCGCTTGAACGGATTATGCCGAAAGCCGCCGTCTTCGATTTACAGAAACTGTTTTGGTTGAACGGGCAGCACATCGGAAAGAGCGAACCGGCATTCCTGTTCGAGAAGTGCGGTGGCGTAAATGCTTTCCATCGCGAGCTGGATGATACTGTCACGACCGCTATATATCTTTGGAAAACCCGGGTCCGGAAACTTGATGAGTTGGTCACTGCCGCCAAAGTCGTATGGGAAGATCCGGTCGAATTTGAAGCGGAAGGAGTAAAGAAACAGTTTTCCGATGCTAAAGTCTACGAGCGGATGACGAATTTATCCGATGCATTTTCCGAACTGACCGAATTTACTCATGAGTCAACTGAAGGAGTGCTTCGGCAATTGGTGGAAGCAGAGACTGCTGCAACTGGCGAAAAGGTCGCTGCCGGGAAGTATATTCACCCATGCCGCTTACTGCTGACCGGACGAACGGTTGGTCCCGGTCTGTTTGAACTTGTGGTAGCAATCGGGAGGGACGCTTGCATTCGCCGGTTAAGGAAACGTATCACAAATTGA